GGGCCCGAAGCCGGCGCGTGCGTCGGGGTCGTCGGAGAAGCTGATGATGGTCGTGGTGCGGCCGTGGAAGTTGCCGGACGCGACGACGATGACCGACTCCTCGGCGGGGATGCCGCGGACCTCCTGGCCCCACTTGCGGGCCAGCTTGAGCCCGGTCTCGACCGCCTCGGCGCCGGTGTTCATCGGCAGCACCATCTCCTTGCCGATCAGCCCGGCGAGCTCCGCGCAGAACGGCCCGAACTGGTCGTGGTGGAAGGCACGGCTGACCAGGGTCACGCGCTCCAGCTGCTCGCGGGCGGCGGCGAGCACCTGGGGGTTGCTGTGGCCGAAGTTCACCGCGGAGTACGCCGCGAGGCAGTCGAGGTAGCGCCGGCCGGTGAGGTCGGTGATCCACGCCCCCTCGGCGTGGCTGGCCACGATCGGGAGCGGCGAGTAGTTGTGCGCCGCGTGCTGCTCGGCGAGCGCGATGTGGTCCGCCGAGCTCCGCGGGGAGCCCGGGAGCGGTGCGGCGGGAACGATGGCCTGGCGGGGGATCTGAGTGGCGGTCATACGCGAATCTCCAGAGTGCAGCACTTGGGTCCGCCGCCGCCCTTGAGCAGCTCGGACAGATCGACGGGGATGGGGGTGAAGCCGTGGGCGGAGAGCTGGGCGATCAGGCCCTCCGCGGCCGCGGCGACGATGACGTTGCGGCCGTCGCTGACCACGTTGAGCCCGAGCACGACCGCGTCCGCCTCGGAGGCGATGATCGCGTCGGGGAAGAGCGTGCGCAGGACCTCCCGGCTGCCCGGGCTGAACGCCGCCGGGTAGTAGGCGACCGTGTCGTCGTCGAGCACGGCGAGCGCGGTGTCGAGGTGGTAGAACCGCGGGTCGACCAGCGTCAGCGAGGTGACCGGCAGGCCGAAGAACTCCTGCGCCTCGGCATGCGCGGCGGGCTCGGTGCGGAAGCCGGTGCCGGCGAGGATCCGCTCGCCGACGACGAGGAAGTCGCCCTCGCCCTCGTTGGTCGCGACCGGCTCCTTCACATGGGTCAGGCCGGCCTCGCGGAGCCACGCAAGGTACGCCGGGCCCTCGGCGGCGCGTTCGGGGAACCTGAACTTCGCGCCGAGGGCACGTCCGCGGGCGGTCGTGCCGCCGTTGGCGGCGTACACCATGTCGGGGAGGCCCGGGACCGGGGCGATGACGTCGACCGCGTGGCCGAGCTCGAGGTAGATCCGCCGCAGGCGCTCCCACTGTGCGAGGGCGCGGTCGGTGCTGACCGGGACGTCGGGATCCATCCACGGATTGATGCTGTAGCTGACGGTGAAGTGCTCGGGGCGACACATCAGGTAGTGCCGCGGACGGGAGGTCCGGGGGACCGGGACGTCAGAGGGCAGCGCGAGGACGGTCATGCGTCAAGTGTGGGAACGAAGTGCTCTGCAATCGATCGCTAGCCGTTGCGCATCCAGGAGGGATCCGTTGCGCGTATCGTCG
This genomic interval from Nocardioides cavernaquae contains the following:
- the ddaH gene encoding dimethylargininase; this encodes MTVLALPSDVPVPRTSRPRHYLMCRPEHFTVSYSINPWMDPDVPVSTDRALAQWERLRRIYLELGHAVDVIAPVPGLPDMVYAANGGTTARGRALGAKFRFPERAAEGPAYLAWLREAGLTHVKEPVATNEGEGDFLVVGERILAGTGFRTEPAAHAEAQEFFGLPVTSLTLVDPRFYHLDTALAVLDDDTVAYYPAAFSPGSREVLRTLFPDAIIASEADAVVLGLNVVSDGRNVIVAAAAEGLIAQLSAHGFTPIPVDLSELLKGGGGPKCCTLEIRV